Sequence from the Gemmatimonadota bacterium genome:
CAATTGTGGCAGACCATCCAATCTCCTTCCCGTCTCTTCCTTTCGGCCTCCTAGGCCGGAGCCACGGACAGTACTCCCTCCCTCAGGAGGAAGGTCCGGTCGGCCCGCGCCGCGAGCTCGCGGTTGTGCGTCACGAGTACCATCGAGAGCCCACGCTCTTCGCGCAGTCGAAAAAGGACGTCGTGCAACTCCTCGCTCGTCCTCGTATCGAGATTCCCTGACGGTTCGTCCGCGAGCAACACGGCCGGATCGTTGACGAGGGCCCTCGCCACGGCAACCCTCTGCTGCTCGCCCCCTGAGAGCTGCCAAGGGCGGTGCCCGAGACGGGCCCCGAGTCCGACCGCCCGAAGGAGCTCTTCCGCCTTCCGTCGAGCCTCCTCCGCGGAGCGCCCGTGGATGAGTTGCGGGATCATCGCGTTCTCGAGCGCCGAGAATTCGCGAAGGAGGTGGTGAAACTGAAAGACGAAACCGACCAGCCCGTTGCGAATTCGGGCCAGCTCTCCCGAAGATCGGCCGTCCAGGGGAGTCCCCCCGATGAAGATCCGACCTCGGCTCGGCCGGTCGAGGGCGCCGAGGAGGTGCAGGAGCGTGGACTTCCCGGCCCCGCTGGATCCGACGATTGCGACCGCCTCACCGAGGCGGACTTGGAGCCCTACCCCCTGGAGGATGCGGAGTTCACTCCCGTCCCCGAGGCGAAAGCTCTTGTGCAGATCCTCAGCCCAAAGGGGAACCTTGTCTTCCGCCGGATGGGCCGGGGTAGCGGCCTCGAAGGGGGCCTCACTCATGCTTGATCGCCTCCACGGGCTCGAGGCGGGATGCCTGCAGCGCGGGGTAGATCGTCGCCACGAGCGAGA
This genomic interval carries:
- a CDS encoding ABC transporter ATP-binding protein, encoding MSEAPFEAATPAHPAEDKVPLWAEDLHKSFRLGDGSELRILQGVGLQVRLGEAVAIVGSSGAGKSTLLHLLGALDRPSRGRIFIGGTPLDGRSSGELARIRNGLVGFVFQFHHLLREFSALENAMIPQLIHGRSAEEARRKAEELLRAVGLGARLGHRPWQLSGGEQQRVAVARALVNDPAVLLADEPSGNLDTRTSEELHDVLFRLREERGLSMVLVTHNRELAARADRTFLLREGVLSVAPA